In the genome of Streptomyces collinus, one region contains:
- a CDS encoding DUF397 domain-containing protein, producing MASNALSAGTQWRKSSYSGDQGGECVECAPIGALAWRKSAHSGDQGGQCLEVAETPEDTVAIRDSKTPAGPILTLDPATFTTFVNWTSKAAE from the coding sequence ATGGCGAGCAACGCGCTTTCGGCGGGGACTCAGTGGCGTAAGTCCAGCTATAGCGGCGATCAGGGCGGAGAATGCGTCGAATGCGCGCCGATCGGGGCTCTGGCCTGGCGCAAGTCCGCGCACAGCGGCGACCAAGGCGGCCAGTGCCTCGAAGTCGCCGAAACCCCGGAAGACACTGTCGCCATACGCGACAGCAAGACCCCGGCGGGACCGATCCTCACCCTCGATCCCGCCACGTTCACCACCTTCGTCAACTGGACGTCTAAAGCCGCTGAATGA
- a CDS encoding helix-turn-helix domain-containing protein, with the protein MTHINALDPGASPLDYYGFELRRHREAAGLTQRQLGDILNYTGSLVGQIETARKLPTPEFSERADAALGTDGMFSRLVELVLRSRLPAWFQQVAELEGRATEISTFQTHAIHGLLQTPQYARAVLGVLDDTDLEDRTAVRLARQRILEKGQAAVIWMVISESVLYQEVGGRETMRGQLAHLLAFERIPAVNIQVLPFSAGAHAGMQGSFTLFRFASDAAIVYTEGYGSGHPAANPDTVKDCSLRYDHLQAAALSLRDSAELIRRLMEERYGEQRAFGGDSVA; encoded by the coding sequence GTGACCCACATCAACGCCCTTGACCCGGGTGCGTCGCCGCTCGACTACTACGGTTTCGAGCTGCGGCGGCACAGGGAGGCCGCCGGGCTGACGCAGCGGCAGTTGGGGGACATCCTCAACTACACGGGCTCCTTGGTGGGCCAGATCGAGACGGCTCGGAAGCTTCCGACGCCGGAGTTCAGCGAACGGGCGGATGCGGCGTTGGGAACGGACGGTATGTTCTCCCGGCTGGTTGAGCTGGTGCTGCGCAGTCGGCTTCCGGCGTGGTTCCAGCAGGTGGCAGAGCTGGAGGGGCGGGCGACGGAGATCAGCACCTTCCAGACTCATGCCATCCACGGACTTCTTCAGACCCCCCAGTACGCACGTGCCGTGCTCGGGGTGCTGGACGACACCGACCTGGAAGACCGCACCGCCGTCCGATTGGCACGACAGCGCATCCTTGAGAAGGGGCAGGCCGCGGTCATCTGGATGGTCATCAGCGAATCCGTCCTGTACCAGGAGGTGGGTGGTCGGGAGACCATGCGGGGGCAACTGGCTCATCTGTTGGCCTTCGAGCGCATCCCCGCGGTCAACATCCAGGTCTTGCCGTTCTCTGCCGGTGCGCATGCAGGAATGCAAGGCTCGTTCACCCTCTTTCGGTTCGCGAGCGACGCAGCCATCGTCTACACAGAGGGCTACGGCAGCGGGCATCCGGCCGCGAATCCGGACACTGTCAAGGACTGCTCGCTCCGTTACGATCATCTGCAGGCCGCCGCGCTCTCCCTCAGGGATTCGGCGGAGTTGATCCGGCGACTGATGGAGGAACGCTATGGCGAGCAACGCGCTTTCGGCGGGGACTCAGTGGCGTAA